Proteins co-encoded in one uncultured Flavobacterium sp. genomic window:
- a CDS encoding altronate dehydratase family protein translates to MHPEDNVLVALTDLAKGESVTFDDQTYILQDTIKAKHKFYTTDLKEGAEITMYGVLVGKVQNDVAKGSLMTTDNLKHAAEPYQYRDVDFEWKAPDVSKYKDRTFKGYKRNDGRVGTANYWLFVPTVFCENRNLDVIREALHNELGYSVSDKYTQYTHSLLEAFKKGENLDAINVQLTPNANANRVFKNVDGIKFLNHQGGCGGTRQDAATLSALLASYANHPNVAGITVLSLGCQHLQVQDFTNDVKKQNPTFDKPLFIFEQQQSKSEEQLVADAIKKTFEGLIEINKQERTAAPLSELCLGVKCGGSDGFSGVSANPAVGYTSDLLVALGGKVLLAEFPELCGVEQNLIDRCISEPVATKFINLMQSYDALAHQVGSGFHMNPSPGNIKDGLITDAIKSAGAAKKGGTAPVVDVLDYTEPATKAGLSLVCTPGNDVEATTGKAASGATLILFTTGLGTPTGNPVCPVIKVATNSILAQKMSDIIDIDCGPIISGEKTIEEMGEDILEYCIKAASGEIIPKAVLLNQDDFIPWKRGVSL, encoded by the coding sequence GGCAAAGCATAAATTTTATACAACCGATTTAAAAGAAGGAGCTGAAATAACTATGTATGGTGTTTTGGTTGGAAAGGTGCAAAATGATGTTGCAAAAGGCAGCCTGATGACGACAGATAATCTTAAACATGCAGCAGAACCTTATCAGTATCGTGATGTTGATTTTGAATGGAAAGCGCCAGATGTTTCAAAATATAAAGACAGAACTTTTAAAGGATATAAAAGAAATGACGGTCGTGTAGGAACTGCCAATTATTGGTTGTTTGTACCAACAGTATTTTGCGAAAACAGAAATCTTGACGTAATACGTGAAGCTTTGCATAATGAATTGGGATATTCAGTAAGTGATAAATACACTCAATATACGCATAGTTTACTTGAAGCATTTAAAAAAGGAGAAAATCTGGATGCAATAAATGTTCAATTAACTCCAAATGCAAATGCGAACCGCGTCTTTAAAAACGTAGATGGTATTAAATTCCTAAATCATCAGGGAGGTTGTGGAGGTACACGTCAGGATGCAGCTACATTGAGCGCCTTATTGGCTTCATATGCAAATCATCCAAATGTGGCAGGTATAACCGTACTGAGTTTGGGATGTCAGCATTTGCAGGTACAGGATTTTACAAATGATGTTAAAAAACAAAATCCTACTTTTGATAAACCATTATTTATTTTTGAGCAGCAACAATCAAAAAGTGAAGAACAATTGGTTGCCGATGCCATTAAAAAAACATTTGAAGGCTTAATCGAAATAAACAAACAAGAAAGAACAGCAGCGCCATTGAGCGAATTATGTTTGGGAGTTAAATGTGGAGGAAGTGACGGTTTTAGTGGAGTTTCTGCTAATCCGGCTGTGGGTTATACTTCAGATTTACTGGTGGCTTTAGGCGGTAAAGTATTACTGGCAGAATTCCCTGAATTGTGTGGAGTAGAACAAAACCTGATTGATCGTTGTATTTCAGAACCAGTAGCTACAAAATTTATTAATTTAATGCAGTCTTATGATGCTTTGGCACATCAAGTAGGTTCAGGATTTCATATGAATCCATCGCCGGGAAACATCAAAGACGGATTAATAACCGATGCCATAAAAAGTGCAGGAGCAGCTAAAAAAGGAGGAACAGCGCCAGTAGTTGATGTATTAGATTATACGGAACCGGCAACAAAAGCAGGTTTGAGTTTAGTTTGTACACCAGGAAATGATGTCGAAGCTACGACAGGTAAAGCGGCATCCGGAGCAACATTAATATTGTTTACCACAGGATTAGGAACTCCAACAGGTAATCCGGTTTGTCCTGTTATTAAAGTGGCTACAAACTCTATTTTAGCTCAAAAAATGAGCGATATTATAGATATCGATTGTGGTCCGATAATTAGCGGAGAAAAAACCATTGAAGAAATGGGCGAAGATATTTTGGAATATTGTATTAAAGCAGCAAGCGGCGAAATTATTCCGAAAGCGGTGTTATTAAACCAAGATGATTTTATTCCGTGGAAACGAGGAGTATCATTGTAG
- a CDS encoding SDR family oxidoreductase, with product MFSLQNKKAVVTGGGSGIGKAISVLFAKQGAEVHIIELTEESAKTAVDEIKANGGKVFSHACNVANQQEVLATFEKIGNINILVNNAGIAHVGKVETTPEADFDRIMNVNVKGVYNCLHASIPHFRNSGGGVILNMASIAAWVGIPDRFAYSTAKGAVMAMTLSIARDYMSENIRCNSVSPARVHTPFVDGFIAKNYPGQEAEMFEKLSKSQPIGRMAKPDEVAALALFLCSDESGFVTGCDYPIDGGFIKLNN from the coding sequence ATGTTTTCATTACAAAATAAAAAAGCGGTTGTTACTGGTGGTGGCAGCGGAATTGGGAAAGCCATTTCGGTTTTATTTGCAAAGCAAGGAGCCGAAGTACACATTATTGAATTAACAGAAGAAAGTGCAAAAACTGCTGTTGACGAAATAAAGGCAAATGGAGGAAAAGTATTTTCGCATGCTTGTAATGTAGCCAATCAACAAGAAGTGTTAGCAACATTCGAAAAAATAGGAAATATTAATATTCTTGTAAACAATGCAGGAATTGCTCATGTTGGTAAAGTAGAAACAACTCCTGAAGCAGATTTTGACAGAATCATGAATGTGAATGTAAAAGGTGTATACAATTGTTTACATGCTTCCATACCACATTTTAGAAATTCAGGCGGAGGTGTTATTTTAAATATGGCATCAATAGCTGCCTGGGTTGGTATTCCGGATCGATTTGCTTATTCTACAGCCAAAGGAGCTGTAATGGCAATGACTTTATCGATAGCAAGAGATTACATGAGTGAAAATATCCGTTGTAATTCAGTTTCTCCCGCACGTGTGCATACACCTTTCGTAGATGGATTTATTGCAAAGAATTATCCGGGTCAGGAAGCAGAAATGTTTGAAAAATTATCTAAATCACAGCCTATCGGACGTATGGCAAAACCAGACGAAGTTGCAGCTTTGGCTTTGTTTTTATGCAGCGATGAATCTGGTTTTGTTACCGGTTGCGATTATCCTATTGATGGAGGTTTTATCAAATTAAATAACTAA